The Cerasicoccus sp. TK19100 genome window below encodes:
- a CDS encoding response regulator → MKTVAIIEDQTAVREMIADIIRSTPGFEVIAESGEGQEALNICLEQKPDFIVLDIMLPGLNGAEVLRRIAKQLRNSRVLVFSGYQNPSLVRELLQAGAHGFVEKSAPLSELRKGIDIVANGGSYFGPEVAQMLREAVLNPSANAKKGVEVLTAREREILQLIAESYSTKEVAQKLSISVKTAENHRTNLMKKLDLHDVASLTRFAIQHGLVEGMVRTPQQTA, encoded by the coding sequence ATGAAAACAGTAGCCATCATTGAAGACCAGACCGCCGTTCGCGAAATGATTGCGGACATCATCCGCTCGACGCCCGGCTTTGAAGTCATCGCCGAATCCGGCGAGGGGCAGGAAGCACTTAATATCTGCCTGGAGCAGAAGCCTGATTTTATCGTTCTGGACATTATGTTGCCGGGGCTCAATGGCGCGGAGGTCCTCCGCCGCATTGCCAAGCAACTGCGCAATTCGCGTGTGCTGGTGTTCTCCGGTTACCAGAATCCGTCTTTGGTTCGTGAACTCTTGCAGGCCGGTGCCCACGGTTTCGTGGAAAAGTCCGCGCCGCTTTCCGAGTTGCGCAAGGGCATTGATATCGTCGCCAACGGCGGCAGCTACTTTGGCCCGGAAGTCGCGCAAATGCTGCGTGAAGCCGTGCTCAACCCGAGCGCCAACGCCAAAAAGGGCGTCGAGGTGCTCACGGCCCGCGAGCGCGAAATCCTCCAGCTCATTGCCGAAAGCTACAGCACCAAGGAAGTTGCGCAAAAGCTCAGCATCAGCGTGAAGACAGCGGAAAACCACCGCACCAACCTGATGAAGAAGCTCGATCTGCACGACGTCGCCAGCTTGACGCGTTTCGCAATCCAGCACGGCCTCGTCGAAGGCATGGTCCGCACCCCCCAACAAACCGCCTAA
- a CDS encoding J domain-containing protein, with translation MIPQRDQPWFEFQLVQPDGTEFTESLPAETTREAMEKMRRIYPNARLTLKRHYKKDHLFEQSGPTYAKQESKPPPRPEANPPALKKNSAKDFRAVFNVSEDADFSAVKKAYLDALKRYHPDRVADLGEELVELAEKKTREYNEAFKAAKAHFKK, from the coding sequence ATGATTCCACAACGTGATCAACCGTGGTTTGAATTTCAGCTCGTGCAGCCCGATGGCACCGAGTTCACTGAGTCGCTGCCAGCGGAGACCACCCGCGAGGCCATGGAGAAAATGCGCCGCATTTACCCCAACGCACGCCTCACGCTGAAGCGTCATTATAAAAAAGACCACTTGTTCGAACAAAGCGGGCCGACTTACGCCAAACAGGAATCCAAGCCTCCGCCACGCCCCGAGGCCAACCCACCGGCCCTGAAAAAGAACTCCGCCAAAGACTTCCGTGCGGTATTCAACGTCTCGGAAGACGCCGACTTTTCCGCCGTTAAAAAAGCCTACCTCGACGCCCTGAAGCGCTACCACCCGGACCGCGTCGCCGATCTCGGCGAAGAGCTGGTCGAGCTGGCAGAGAAAAAGACCCGCGAATACAACGAGGCATTCAAGGCGGCCAAGGCTCATTTTAAAAAGTAG
- the thrH gene encoding bifunctional phosphoserine phosphatase/homoserine phosphotransferase ThrH, with translation MKLVCLDLEGVLIPEIWKAVAERTKVDALLRTTRDEPDYDVLMNYRLDILAKHDIRLPLIQEVIGELTPLPGAKEFTEWLVSQSRLIILSDTFAQFAQPLMAQLGFPTLFCHELIVDPEGRITGYQLRQDNQKEKAVRALQSLNFEIAAAGDSYNDLTMLRSANRAFLFRPSDQFAQENSDLPVCTEHDQLKAHLEKFLAE, from the coding sequence ATGAAGTTAGTTTGCCTGGACTTGGAAGGGGTGCTAATCCCGGAAATTTGGAAAGCCGTTGCCGAGCGCACGAAAGTGGACGCCCTGCTGCGCACGACCCGCGACGAGCCCGACTATGACGTGCTCATGAACTACCGCCTGGACATCCTGGCCAAGCACGACATCCGCCTGCCGCTGATCCAGGAAGTCATTGGCGAGCTCACCCCGCTGCCCGGTGCCAAGGAGTTTACCGAATGGCTCGTCAGCCAGTCGCGGCTCATCATCCTGTCCGACACCTTTGCGCAGTTCGCGCAGCCGCTCATGGCCCAACTTGGCTTCCCGACTCTCTTTTGCCACGAGTTAATCGTCGACCCGGAAGGCCGCATCACCGGCTATCAGCTCCGCCAGGACAACCAAAAGGAAAAGGCCGTCCGCGCCCTGCAGAGCCTGAACTTCGAGATCGCCGCCGCCGGTGACTCCTACAACGACCTGACCATGCTCCGCTCGGCAAACCGCGCGTTCCTCTTCCGCCCCAGCGACCAATTCGCCCAGGAAAATAGCGACCTCCCCGTCTGCACCGAGCACGACCAGCTCAAGGCGCACCTGGAGAAGTTTTTGGCGGAGTAA
- a CDS encoding AIR synthase-related protein, giving the protein MPKTTKDQGRYAARGVSSSKKEVHATVDNLDRGLFPGAFCKITEDYLTGNKKKCNVIHSDGSGTKSNVAYLHYQETGDASVFRGIAQDSIVMNVDDLLCVGVTDGVLLSSTVNRNARRFPGAALAELIQGTEDFLGTLREFGFGIQSGGGETADVGDLVGTVTVDSCATAVMNRDKVITGDKIKPGLAIIGISSAGQCNYESAPNSGIGSNGLTSARHDLLCPYYREKYPETYDATTDKELVYCGPYKLEDELPGADGMTVGEALLSPTRTYAPVVAKLLKEFPDDIRGLVHCSGGGQTKCLRFGKKVHFVKDNLMPLPPIFTAIQKASKSTWKEMYQVYNMGHRLEVFVPKSKVKKVLAAIESFGLDAQQIGHTEKSEKPGGQNHLTLMHGKKALKYAL; this is encoded by the coding sequence ATGCCCAAGACGACTAAAGACCAAGGCCGTTACGCCGCGCGCGGCGTTTCCAGCAGCAAAAAAGAAGTTCACGCCACCGTGGACAACCTCGACCGCGGGCTCTTTCCGGGCGCGTTCTGCAAGATCACTGAGGACTATCTGACCGGCAACAAGAAGAAGTGCAACGTCATCCACAGCGATGGCAGCGGCACCAAGTCCAACGTCGCCTACCTGCACTATCAGGAGACCGGCGACGCGTCCGTTTTCCGCGGCATCGCCCAGGACAGCATCGTCATGAACGTGGACGACCTGCTCTGCGTCGGCGTGACTGACGGCGTGCTGCTCTCCAGCACCGTCAACCGCAATGCCCGCCGCTTCCCCGGCGCCGCGCTCGCGGAGCTCATTCAGGGCACAGAAGACTTTCTCGGCACGCTGCGCGAGTTCGGTTTCGGCATCCAAAGCGGCGGCGGTGAAACCGCGGACGTCGGCGACCTCGTCGGCACGGTGACCGTTGACTCCTGCGCAACCGCCGTCATGAACCGCGACAAGGTTATCACGGGCGACAAGATCAAGCCCGGTCTGGCGATCATTGGCATCAGCTCCGCTGGCCAGTGCAACTACGAGTCCGCGCCCAACAGCGGCATCGGCAGCAACGGCCTAACCAGCGCCCGCCACGACCTGCTCTGCCCCTACTACCGCGAAAAGTATCCCGAAACCTACGACGCCACGACCGACAAAGAGCTCGTCTACTGCGGTCCTTACAAGCTCGAGGACGAGCTACCCGGCGCGGACGGCATGACCGTCGGCGAGGCCCTGCTCTCCCCGACCCGCACCTACGCACCCGTTGTAGCCAAGCTGCTCAAGGAATTTCCCGACGACATCCGCGGCCTCGTCCACTGCTCCGGCGGCGGTCAGACCAAGTGCCTGCGCTTCGGTAAAAAGGTCCACTTCGTGAAGGACAACCTCATGCCGCTGCCGCCGATTTTCACGGCGATCCAAAAGGCCAGCAAGTCCACTTGGAAGGAAATGTATCAGGTATACAACATGGGCCACCGCCTCGAAGTCTTCGTCCCGAAGAGCAAGGTAAAGAAGGTCCTCGCTGCGATCGAAAGCTTCGGCCTGGACGCCCAGCAAATCGGCCACACCGAGAAGTCCGAAAAGCCCGGCGGCCAGAACCACCTGACCTTGATGCACGGCAAGAAGGCCCTGAAATACGCCCTTTAG
- a CDS encoding DUF4174 domain-containing protein has protein sequence MKLSAIVTGFAAFSAPLLAQESAKSLEDFRWEHRILLAKIENEKQLAAFNLELDQYAPELLDRKLVVLYTEGDHLWYRFLDTPPVESGKLIEQIGSKLKDQDLVLIGLDGGAKAQFDWSNFELQNVFAQIDRMPMRRAELRERQ, from the coding sequence ATGAAATTAAGCGCTATCGTTACCGGCTTTGCCGCATTCAGCGCGCCATTATTGGCGCAGGAATCCGCCAAATCGCTTGAGGATTTTCGCTGGGAGCATCGTATACTGCTGGCCAAAATTGAAAACGAAAAGCAATTGGCGGCATTCAATCTCGAGCTGGATCAATACGCACCGGAACTGCTGGATCGAAAGCTGGTTGTCCTCTACACTGAAGGCGACCATTTGTGGTATCGCTTCTTAGACACGCCACCGGTTGAGTCGGGCAAACTGATCGAGCAAATTGGGTCGAAATTGAAAGACCAAGACCTTGTCCTGATTGGTTTGGATGGTGGTGCCAAAGCACAATTCGACTGGAGCAACTTTGAGCTGCAGAATGTCTTCGCCCAAATTGATCGAATGCCGATGCGACGGGCCGAACTGCGCGAGCGGCAGTAA
- a CDS encoding serine hydrolase codes for MSAEKYDASRVQEYIDALVDRDLNQSIIVGVIDLSGQNYLTAGQISKDDPRPPKPDDQFEIGSVSNVFTATATSALVVDRQLTWSQPVNAFIPDYVNTPHFGHLPLLLMHLATHTSGLPHNPPNLQPANPLDPFADFSHHHVYMGITVIGLTIPPGQEYQFSMFGYGLLGHVLTLRTNKTYGEVIDTYVSRPLALKDTTASPDPEKMIPGHNGRQVVPNWHWDGLAGGGAICSSARDLLRFVAANMQMIKLDTDDIRAIKTTQNVYMKTSMPNTSVCYGWHLTQKGLAPIYWQNGKTAGYSAYVGFNPSTRTGCVVLSNSGQGLDDVGFYILDPEQYPLPKPPPSGIRPVKQLRNYVGVYRVGPDADIIITNDGGKLYAQIPGQPSYRVYPVGPNDFAYATGDVRISFNENRGRVDSLTMMIGLKKINGKRVQ; via the coding sequence TTGAGCGCTGAGAAATACGATGCCAGCCGTGTGCAGGAATACATTGACGCGTTGGTGGACCGCGATTTGAACCAGTCCATCATTGTTGGCGTGATCGACCTTTCCGGACAGAATTACCTGACGGCCGGGCAGATTTCCAAAGACGACCCGCGGCCACCGAAGCCGGACGACCAATTTGAGATCGGGTCGGTGTCGAACGTCTTTACCGCCACGGCTACGTCGGCGCTCGTCGTGGACCGCCAGCTCACTTGGTCACAGCCGGTGAACGCCTTTATCCCCGACTATGTGAACACGCCGCACTTCGGCCACTTGCCATTGCTGCTTATGCACCTGGCCACGCACACCAGCGGTCTTCCGCACAATCCGCCAAACCTCCAGCCCGCCAATCCGCTGGACCCGTTTGCGGACTTCTCGCACCACCATGTCTACATGGGAATCACCGTGATCGGGCTGACGATTCCGCCGGGGCAGGAGTATCAATTTTCCATGTTTGGCTACGGACTGCTCGGCCATGTGCTGACGCTGCGGACCAATAAGACCTACGGCGAAGTCATCGACACCTATGTGTCGCGTCCACTTGCGCTGAAGGACACCACGGCCTCGCCCGATCCGGAGAAAATGATCCCTGGGCACAATGGCCGACAGGTCGTCCCGAACTGGCATTGGGATGGCTTGGCCGGTGGCGGTGCAATCTGCTCATCGGCGCGCGACTTGTTGCGCTTCGTCGCGGCAAACATGCAGATGATCAAACTCGATACCGACGACATCCGCGCGATTAAGACCACGCAGAATGTTTACATGAAAACCTCCATGCCCAACACCAGCGTCTGCTACGGCTGGCATTTGACGCAAAAAGGGCTGGCCCCGATCTATTGGCAAAATGGCAAGACGGCAGGCTACTCGGCCTACGTTGGCTTTAATCCCAGCACCCGCACCGGCTGTGTGGTGCTCTCGAACAGCGGACAGGGGCTGGATGATGTCGGCTTTTACATCTTGGATCCCGAGCAATATCCGCTGCCCAAGCCGCCGCCGAGTGGCATTCGGCCGGTGAAGCAGCTGCGCAATTATGTGGGCGTTTATCGGGTGGGGCCGGATGCAGATATCATCATTACCAATGACGGCGGCAAGCTCTACGCGCAGATCCCCGGGCAGCCGAGCTATCGCGTCTATCCGGTCGGCCCAAATGACTTTGCCTACGCCACGGGAGATGTCCGCATCAGCTTCAATGAGAATCGTGGCCGCGTCGATTCACTGACCATGATGATCGGCCTGAAGAAGATTAACGGAAAGCGCGTGCAGTAG
- the pyrC gene encoding dihydroorotase has product MEIKLKSPLDMHLHLREGEMLKTVAPLTSQHFSGAIIMPNLVPPVDNLDRLLAYRDEILAATAGDDFEPFMTLFFRSYTRAELEAAMPYITAIKLYPAGITTNSEGGVKELAEAESTMALMEELGIPLLVHGETNGFVMDREREFLTVYEQIATKFPKLKIVMEHITTAHAVALLDKFDNLHATVTAHHLIITLDDVAGGMLNPHLFCKPIAKRPDDRDALLNAALSAHPKLSLGTDSAPHPQHKKECCGCAAGVFTAPITLPLMADLFAKHNALDKLQAFVSDNAHRIYGVTPPEKIITLRDEAMSIPEKYGDVVPMWAGQELGWSVV; this is encoded by the coding sequence ATGGAAATCAAACTCAAGTCGCCGCTCGATATGCACCTGCACCTCCGCGAAGGAGAGATGCTTAAGACCGTTGCCCCGCTGACCTCGCAGCACTTTTCGGGTGCCATCATCATGCCCAATCTGGTGCCGCCCGTCGACAACCTGGACCGCCTCCTCGCCTACCGCGACGAGATCCTGGCCGCGACCGCGGGCGACGACTTCGAGCCGTTCATGACGCTCTTTTTCCGCTCCTACACACGCGCAGAGCTCGAAGCCGCCATGCCGTATATCACCGCGATCAAGCTCTACCCGGCCGGCATTACTACCAACTCCGAGGGCGGCGTGAAGGAGCTCGCCGAGGCTGAATCCACCATGGCGCTGATGGAAGAGCTTGGCATTCCGCTGCTCGTCCACGGTGAGACCAATGGCTTCGTGATGGACCGCGAGCGCGAATTTTTAACAGTTTACGAACAGATCGCGACGAAGTTTCCGAAGTTGAAAATCGTCATGGAGCACATCACCACCGCCCACGCCGTGGCCCTGCTCGACAAGTTTGACAACCTCCACGCGACCGTCACCGCGCACCACCTGATCATCACGCTCGACGACGTGGCTGGCGGCATGCTCAATCCGCACCTGTTCTGTAAGCCCATAGCGAAACGGCCCGACGACCGCGACGCGCTGCTCAACGCCGCCCTCTCCGCCCACCCGAAGCTCAGCCTCGGCACCGACAGCGCCCCCCACCCCCAGCACAAGAAGGAATGCTGCGGCTGCGCGGCCGGCGTCTTCACCGCGCCAATCACCCTCCCGCTCATGGCGGATCTCTTTGCCAAGCACAACGCGCTGGACAAGCTCCAGGCCTTTGTCTCCGACAACGCGCACCGCATCTACGGCGTCACCCCGCCGGAAAAGATCATCACCCTGCGCGACGAAGCCATGTCCATTCCCGAGAAATACGGCGACGTCGTCCCCATGTGGGCCGGACAGGAGCTGGGCTGGAGCGTGGTTTAG
- a CDS encoding Na/Pi cotransporter family protein has protein sequence MPPESASLPVAEIIIGLLSGLGFFLFGLDQMTQALKAVAGDKLRNMLAKLTVNRWAGAATGAGVTAAVNSSSITTVLLVGFISAGVMSLEQAIPVIMGANIGSTVTAQIIAFNVTQWGVATAAAGFFLVFLFRKKTLGVIGGLILGLGLIFFGMDQMSKSAAPMRDYPPFIELMESMQAPLLGILAGALFTALVQSSAATTGIVIVLAGQGVISLEAGIALCFGANIGTCVTALLAAIGKPREAVQAAVVHLMFNFAGVIVFGWFIPQLAALVQMISPDDTAREIANAHTIFNIANTLLFIGFVGPFAAIVRKIVPIREADQADIATPRHINPVYLATPNEALEQARLEVVDLAQYAIDQVQASGKAFLQNDAADLESIEKRSEQINQLHRGLVTYFSSLASCDLQPAQSSRLHQIASIANYWENIAELGGGSLRSLAKQRRDSHTVVSQARGEALGSMQAQTLELLHGIRESLINGNLALSQSAIDAQPEVRKKLKTAREQLQQSLRDREKERLGIYLLENDFVEIQKQLYSLTKRIARLQLD, from the coding sequence ATGCCACCTGAAAGCGCCAGCTTGCCCGTCGCGGAAATAATCATCGGCCTGCTCAGCGGGCTGGGCTTTTTCCTCTTCGGCCTCGACCAGATGACACAGGCCCTCAAGGCCGTGGCCGGGGATAAGCTGCGCAACATGCTGGCCAAGTTGACCGTCAACCGCTGGGCCGGCGCGGCAACGGGTGCGGGTGTCACTGCGGCGGTTAACAGTTCGTCGATCACGACCGTGCTGCTGGTGGGCTTTATTTCGGCGGGCGTGATGTCGCTGGAGCAGGCAATACCGGTCATCATGGGCGCCAATATCGGGTCGACGGTCACGGCGCAAATCATCGCCTTCAACGTCACCCAATGGGGCGTGGCAACGGCGGCAGCTGGCTTTTTCCTGGTGTTTCTGTTTCGGAAGAAAACGCTAGGCGTCATCGGCGGCTTAATCCTCGGCCTAGGCCTGATCTTCTTCGGCATGGACCAGATGAGCAAAAGTGCCGCGCCCATGCGTGATTACCCGCCATTTATCGAGCTGATGGAGAGCATGCAGGCACCGCTGCTGGGCATCCTCGCCGGGGCGCTGTTTACCGCACTGGTGCAGAGCTCGGCCGCGACCACCGGCATCGTAATCGTCCTCGCCGGACAAGGCGTCATCTCGCTGGAGGCCGGTATCGCGCTGTGCTTTGGTGCCAATATCGGCACCTGTGTCACCGCGCTCCTAGCCGCCATTGGCAAGCCCCGCGAAGCCGTGCAGGCCGCCGTGGTGCACCTCATGTTTAACTTCGCCGGGGTGATCGTTTTCGGGTGGTTCATCCCGCAGCTAGCCGCACTCGTGCAAATGATTTCCCCCGACGACACCGCTCGGGAAATCGCCAATGCCCACACCATTTTCAACATCGCCAACACATTGCTCTTCATTGGGTTCGTGGGGCCGTTCGCAGCAATCGTCCGCAAAATCGTCCCCATCCGCGAAGCCGACCAGGCGGACATCGCCACGCCGCGCCACATCAATCCGGTCTACCTGGCAACCCCCAACGAGGCACTGGAACAGGCCCGGCTCGAAGTGGTCGACCTGGCGCAGTACGCCATCGATCAGGTTCAGGCCTCAGGCAAAGCCTTTCTCCAAAACGACGCGGCCGATCTGGAATCCATCGAAAAACGCAGTGAGCAAATCAACCAACTTCATCGCGGCCTCGTAACCTATTTTTCCAGCCTCGCCTCGTGCGATCTCCAGCCGGCCCAATCGAGCCGCCTGCACCAGATCGCCTCCATTGCCAACTATTGGGAGAACATTGCCGAGCTCGGTGGCGGCTCGTTGCGCAGCCTGGCCAAGCAGCGGCGGGACTCGCATACCGTCGTCAGCCAAGCCCGCGGCGAGGCCCTCGGGAGCATGCAGGCGCAAACGCTTGAGCTGCTCCATGGCATTCGCGAATCACTGATCAACGGCAACTTGGCGCTCTCCCAGTCCGCCATTGATGCGCAACCGGAGGTCCGCAAAAAGCTGAAAACCGCCCGCGAGCAATTGCAGCAATCACTCCGCGACCGCGAAAAGGAACGGCTTGGCATCTACTTGCTGGAGAACGACTTCGTGGAAATTCAAAAGCAGCTTTATTCGCTGACCAAACGCATTGCGCGCCTACAGCTCGATTAG
- the pspF gene encoding phage shock protein operon transcriptional activator, with translation MYGQDEPLGESDAFLDFQSRLSRAAPVERPVLLVGERGTGKELAARRLHYLSKRWDGPLISLNCAALSPGVLESELFGHEQGAFTGAARRREGRFEAADGGTFFLDELGQAPLEVQRKILRVVEYGVFERVGGSEPVEVDVRLVAATNADLPALAKAGKFLPDLLDRLTFEVLALPPLRVRRGDVSLLANHFAARMASELDRYVPDFTAAARRALENHDWPGNIRELKNVVERAVYRLDSDEDEIAKVDFDPFDSPWSSRLGSAEGTAVAKPAAVETAGEAAPSFDLPLTEQVASLEARQIAEALRRTQGHQGRAAELLGVGYHQLRRLMKKHEALIEL, from the coding sequence ATGTATGGGCAGGATGAGCCATTGGGGGAGTCGGATGCGTTTCTGGATTTTCAGTCACGCCTGAGCCGCGCGGCACCGGTGGAGCGCCCGGTTCTACTGGTGGGTGAGCGCGGCACGGGTAAGGAATTGGCGGCCCGGCGCTTGCATTATTTATCCAAGCGCTGGGACGGTCCACTGATCTCGCTAAACTGTGCGGCGCTGAGCCCGGGCGTGCTGGAGAGCGAGCTTTTTGGCCACGAGCAAGGGGCGTTTACGGGGGCCGCGCGTCGACGGGAAGGCCGCTTTGAGGCGGCGGATGGCGGCACGTTTTTCCTCGATGAGCTGGGCCAGGCACCGCTGGAAGTGCAGCGCAAAATCCTGCGCGTGGTGGAATACGGGGTGTTCGAACGCGTGGGCGGCAGCGAACCGGTCGAGGTGGATGTGCGGCTCGTCGCGGCGACCAACGCTGACCTGCCAGCACTGGCCAAAGCCGGGAAGTTTTTGCCTGACTTATTGGATCGCCTGACGTTTGAGGTGCTGGCTCTGCCGCCCCTGCGGGTGAGGCGTGGGGATGTCAGCCTGCTCGCCAATCACTTTGCGGCTCGCATGGCTTCGGAGCTGGACCGCTACGTGCCGGACTTCACGGCTGCCGCCCGTCGCGCGTTGGAAAACCACGACTGGCCGGGCAACATCCGCGAGTTAAAAAACGTCGTGGAGCGCGCGGTGTATCGGCTCGATTCCGACGAAGACGAGATCGCGAAAGTCGACTTTGACCCATTCGACTCGCCCTGGAGTAGCCGCCTGGGGAGCGCCGAGGGAACCGCGGTGGCCAAGCCTGCGGCGGTCGAAACTGCGGGCGAAGCCGCACCTAGCTTCGATTTACCCCTCACGGAGCAGGTCGCCTCGCTGGAGGCGCGCCAGATCGCCGAGGCGCTGCGGCGCACCCAAGGCCACCAAGGCAGGGCAGCGGAGCTGCTGGGCGTTGGGTATCATCAGCTTCGACGGCTGATGAAAAAGCACGAAGCGCTAATCGAGCTGTAG
- the pspA gene encoding phage shock protein PspA, with product MGIFSRFRDIVSSNLNAMLDKAEDPEKLLKQVIREMEDTLVELKASCAGCMAERTKVDRARAEAEVKVADWATKAELALSKGREDLAREALLEKRAYAERVEKLTAEAESHADVVGQYQADIAELEAKLEQARDKQRVLVQRHEHATNKKRAQTDIRKFNVKNTAAKFEQFETRIDRLEAEADLVNPKTKPSLEDEFTRLAQDDEIEAELAGLKEKIGGKK from the coding sequence ATGGGCATATTCTCCCGATTCCGCGATATCGTTAGCTCGAACCTCAACGCCATGCTCGACAAGGCTGAGGATCCCGAAAAGCTGCTCAAGCAGGTCATCCGCGAGATGGAAGACACGCTGGTTGAGCTCAAGGCCTCCTGCGCCGGATGCATGGCCGAACGCACCAAAGTCGACCGCGCTCGCGCCGAGGCCGAGGTAAAGGTCGCCGACTGGGCCACCAAGGCCGAGCTCGCCCTCTCCAAGGGCCGCGAAGACCTCGCCCGCGAGGCCCTTCTCGAAAAGCGCGCTTATGCTGAACGCGTTGAAAAGCTTACCGCCGAAGCCGAGTCTCACGCCGACGTGGTTGGCCAATACCAAGCCGACATCGCCGAGCTCGAAGCCAAGCTGGAGCAAGCCCGCGACAAGCAACGCGTCCTCGTGCAGCGCCACGAACACGCCACCAACAAGAAGCGTGCGCAGACCGATATCCGCAAATTTAACGTCAAGAATACGGCGGCCAAGTTCGAGCAATTCGAGACCCGCATCGACCGTCTGGAAGCCGAGGCCGACCTCGTCAACCCGAAGACCAAGCCTTCGCTCGAAGATGAGTTCACCCGCCTGGCGCAAGACGACGAGATCGAAGCCGAACTGGCCGGCCTGAAGGAAAAAATCGGCGGCAAGAAGTAA
- the pspC gene encoding envelope stress response membrane protein PspC, which produces MRQSPPSLPLYRSRHGWLLGVCQGLADWRNMPVTWVRLAMIIAIALTGFWLGIAVYVILGLIMKPAPMAPIESDEELEFYSTISSSRQQALRRLQRTFEELDRRTRRLEHSVTSSEFEWEQRLNSGK; this is translated from the coding sequence ATGAGACAATCACCGCCTTCCCTCCCCCTCTATCGCTCACGCCACGGCTGGCTGCTGGGCGTCTGCCAGGGGCTCGCCGATTGGCGCAACATGCCGGTGACCTGGGTCCGCCTAGCCATGATCATCGCGATCGCCCTCACGGGCTTCTGGCTCGGCATCGCCGTTTACGTGATCCTTGGCCTCATCATGAAGCCTGCTCCCATGGCACCGATTGAATCCGATGAAGAGCTGGAATTTTACTCCACCATATCCAGCTCCCGCCAACAGGCACTGCGACGCCTCCAACGCACTTTTGAGGAACTGGACCGCCGCACCCGCCGCCTGGAGCACTCCGTGACCAGTTCGGAATTTGAGTGGGAACAGCGCTTGAACTCCGGAAAATAA
- a CDS encoding HD domain-containing protein has protein sequence MGNLPRLEQRWLGHCRANRVTLAAAEAGWNRLVEGYGAASRHYHNFDHLDHCLRLLDEHSGLVANPTAVEFAIWFHDCVYDSRCHDNEARSAAVAHDFFHLDEVLGEEVAQLILITEHRKQPPAGDPEMIVDIDLAILGASPDVYAAYASNVRREYSWVAPDDYRAGRCRVLKGFLERDRIYNAACFREAYDMQARENMQLELDRLLDENAL, from the coding sequence GTGGGCAACTTGCCTAGATTGGAGCAGCGTTGGTTGGGGCATTGTCGCGCCAACCGCGTCACCTTAGCCGCCGCAGAGGCGGGTTGGAACCGCTTGGTCGAAGGTTATGGTGCTGCCAGTCGGCATTATCATAATTTCGATCATCTCGATCATTGCCTGAGGTTGCTCGATGAGCACTCAGGCTTGGTTGCGAATCCTACCGCTGTGGAGTTCGCAATCTGGTTTCACGACTGCGTTTATGATTCCAGGTGCCACGATAACGAAGCCCGGAGCGCGGCTGTTGCTCACGATTTTTTCCATTTGGATGAGGTCTTGGGAGAAGAGGTTGCTCAACTAATTTTGATTACGGAGCATCGGAAACAGCCACCGGCTGGAGATCCGGAAATGATCGTTGATATCGATTTGGCGATTTTGGGTGCCTCGCCCGATGTTTACGCTGCTTATGCCTCGAATGTGCGTCGGGAGTATTCTTGGGTTGCTCCAGATGACTATCGTGCTGGTCGCTGTCGCGTGCTGAAGGGATTCCTGGAGCGTGACCGCATCTATAATGCGGCATGTTTTAGGGAGGCTTACGATATGCAGGCCCGCGAAAATATGCAGCTAGAGCTTGATCGGTTGCTTGATGAGAACGCGCTTTAG